Part of the Streptomyces sp. NBC_00457 genome, AGCCGAAGTGCTCGATGTCCAGCGCCTTGCGGCCGGCGAGGTAGAACAGGCGCTCACGCAGCTGGGCGGGGCAGGTGCGGGCGTTCGGGCAGCGCAGGTCGACGTCGCCCTCCTTCATCGGCCGCAGTGCCGTACCGCACTCGGGGCACTCGGCCGGCATCTCGAACTCGCGCTCGCTGCCGTCCCGCAGGTCGGCGACCGGTCCGAGGATCTCCGGGATGACGTCACCGGCCTTGCGCAGCACCACCGTGTCACCGATGAGGACGCCCTTGGCCTTGACGACGTCCTGGTTGTGCAGGGTGGCGAACTCGACCTCCGAGCCTGCCACCGTCACCGGTTCGACCTGGGCGTACGGCGTGATCCGGCCCGTACGGCCCACGCCCACGCGGATGTTGATGAGCTTGGTGTTGACCTCTTCCGGCGCGTACTTGTACGCGATCGCCCAGCGCGGCGCGCGGGAGGTGGAGCCGAGCCGGCCCTGGAGCGGGATCTCGTCGAGCTTGACGACCACGCCGTCGATCTCGTGCGCCACGGAGTGGCGGTTCTCGCCGTAGTGGGCGATGAACTCCCTTACGCCGTCCAGGCCGTCGACCACCTTGTTGTGCGTGGAGGTGGGCAGGCCCCAGCTCTTCAGCAGGTCGTACGCCTGAGAGAGGCGGGTCAGGCCCTCGAAGCCCTCCAGGGCGCCGATGCCGTGGACCACCATGTGGAGCGGCAGGGTGGCCGTGACCTTGGGGTCCTTCTGGCGCAGCGAACCCGAGGCGGAGTTGCGGGGGTTGGCGTACGGCTTCTCACCGGCGGCCACGCGGCGTGCGTTGAGGTCCTGGAAGGCCTCCATCGGGAAATAGACCTCGCCGCGGATCTCGACGAGCCGGGGAACGCGGTCGCCCTTCAGCCGGTGCGGGATCTCCGCGATCGTCATGACGTTCGGCGTGATGTCCTCGCCGATCCGTCCGGTGCCGCGGGTGGCGGCGCGGGTGAGCCGGCCGTCCTCATAGGTCAGGTTCACCGCGAGGCCGTCGACCTTGAGCTCGCACAGCAGGTGGTAGTCGGTTGTGCCGACGTCCTTGGCGACGCGGTCGGCCCAGGCCGCGAGGCCCTCGTCGTCGAAGACGTTGTCGAGGGAGAGCATGCGCTGGCGGTGCTCGACCTCGGCGAGGTCGGTCTCGTACTCGACGGCGACCTTCTGGGTCGGCGAGTCCGGTGTGCGCAGCTCGGGATGCTCCTCCTCCAGCGCCTCCAGGGTGCGCAGCAGCTGGTCGAACTCCGCGTCGCTGATGACGGGAGCGTCCTTCACGTAGTACCGGAAGCGGTGCTCCTCGATCTGCTCAGCGAGTTGCGCGTGCTGCTCCCGTGCCTCGGCGGGCACCGCCGTCTCCGCTTGCTTGTCGCCGGCCACCGTATTGTCCTCCCGTTACTCTGGGTTGTCCGCGAGGGATCTCGCCGCCTGGACGCAGTGGGCGAGGGCCTTGCGTGCGTAGTCGGGGGAAGCCCCCGCGAGTCCGCACGACGGCGTGACCGTGACCGCCTCCGCGAGAAGCGCGGGAGACAGCCCCAGCCTGCGCCAGAGCGTCCTGACACCCATGACGCTACCGGCAGGGTCTGACAATGGGCCGTCCGTGCCCGGGACGACACCGGCGAAGAGCCGGGTGCCCCCTTCCACCGCTTCACCGATCACGTCGTCATCACGCTCGGTGAGGAGGGAGAAGTCGAAGGAGATCGCGGTCATGCCCGCCCGGCGCAGCAGGGCGAACGGGACGTCCGGTGCGCACGAGTGCACCACGACCGGCCCGCCCGCGTGAACCCCGGCGACCTCGCGGAGCATGCCCTCGACGACCTGCCGGTCGACGGCCCGGTGGGTGCGGTATCCGCTGGCGGTCTTCACCTGGCCACGCAGGACGGCGGTGAGGGAGGGTTCGTCGAGCTGGAGGACGAGCCGGGCGCCGGGTACGCGCCGCCGGACCTCCGCGAGATGCTCCCGCAGCCCCTCGGCGAGCGAACCGGTGAGGTCGCGGCAGGCACCCGCGTCGGACAGGACGGACTCGCCGTTCTTCAGCTCCAGCGCGGCGGCCAGCGTCCAGGGGCCGACGGCCTGCACCTTCAGCTGCCCTTCGTACCCCTGCGTGAACTCCTCCAGGGCGTCGAGGTCCTGGCCGAGCCAGGACCGGGCCCGCTTGGTGTCCCGCCCCGGCCGGTCCCCGATCCGCCAGCCGCTGGGCTCCACGCGCGCGTACATCTCGACGAGCAGCCCGGCGGTCCGGCCGATCATGTCGGCGCCGGGTCCGCGCGCGGGCAGCTCCGGCAGGAACGGGAAGTCTTCGAGGCTCCCGGTGACGGTCTTGACGGCCTCGCGGGCATCGCCGCCGGGCATGGAACCGATGCCGGTGGCGGGGGCGAAGGTGAACTGGCTGTTTTCACTCACGCCGGAAGACTACGGAACCGCCCGGCGGAGGTCAGCGCCCCGGCCGCACCGTCAGGTCGTTGACCTCCGCGTCCCTCGGAAGGTCCAGGGCCATCAGGATCGTCGTCGCCACCGATTCGGGGTCGATCCACTGGGCGGCGTCGTACTCCTTGCCCTCCTGCTGGTGGACCTTGGCCTGCATGGGGCTCGCCGTGCGGCCGGGGTAGACGGAGGTGACGCGGACGCCGTTGTCGTGCTCCTCGTTGCGCAACGCGTCCGCGAGGGCCTTCAGGCCGTGCTTGGACGCGGCGTACGCGGACCAGTCGGCGCTCGCCCTGAGGCCCGCGCCCGAGTTGACGAACACCACATGGCCGCGGCTGGCGCGGAGTTGGGGCAGGAAGTGGCGGGTCAGCTCGGCGGGGGCGATGAGGTTGACGTTGAGCTGGTGGCGCCAGGACTTGGGGGTCAGGTCTCCGACCGGGCCGAGGTCGACGACGCCCGCGATGTGCAGCAGGGAGTCCACCCGCTCGGGCAGCGTCTGGTGCGAGAAGGCCCAGCTCAGCCTGTCCGGGTCGGCCAGGTCGCCCACCAGTGTCCTGGCGCCCGGGAACTGAGCGGCCAGTTCCTTCGCGCGGCCCGCGTCGCGCGCGTGCAGGACGAGTTCGTCCCCGCGCGCGTGGAGGCGGCGGGCGACCGCCGAACCGATGCCGCTGCCCGCCCCGGTGATCACATGTGTAGCCATGTGCGCCATGGTCGCATCAGGCCACGCCCCGGCTCTCTTCCAGGTAGGCCATCGCCCCGACCGGCTCCTCCGCGAAGAACACCAGGTCGGTCAGCGGACAGGGCAGGAACCCCTCGTCCTCCATGCGCCGGAACTGTTCCTTCAGCCCGTCGTAGAAGCCCGCGGTGTTGAGCAGCACCACCGGCTTGTCGGTGTGGCCGTGCTTCTTCAGCTCGAGGATCTCCGTGGCCTCGTCGAGCGTCCCCGTGCCACCCACCATGATCACCACGGCGTCGGCCTTCTCCAGCAGCAGCTTCTTGCGCTCGGCGAGGTCTTTCGCGATCACCATCTCGTCGACACCCGGACGGACCTTGGCGGACAGGAACTCGACCGAGACCCCGACGAGCCGCCCGCCCGCTTCCTGCACGCCGTCGGCAACCACCTTCATGAGGCCGACATTGGACCCTCCCCACACCAGCGTGTGGCCGCCCTTGCCGATGAGCCTCGCGAACTCCCGCGCGGGGCGCGTGTAACGGTCGGACAGGTCGGCGGCGGAGAGAAAGACGCAGATTCGCATGGGAATCACCGTACGCGGGAAGAACCGGCGCCCCGCGGGTGCTGTCCGGGTATGGCTGATGGACACACGATCACGATCGAACAGGGCACCCAGCGCGTGCGGGTGGTCAGCGGCGACCAGGTACTGGCGGAGTCCGACCGCCCGTTGATCCTGCGCGAGACCGGCTGTCCCGAGCGCTACTACCTCCCCGCCGAGGACGTACGCCTCGACCTCCTGACCCCCTCGGAGACCCACACCTACTGCCCCTTCAAGGGAACCGCCTCCTACTGGTCGCTGCCCGACGCGGCCGACCTCGTCTGGTCGTACCCCGACCCCAAGCCGGACGTCGCCCAGATCAAGGACCATCTCTGCTTCTACGACGTCGAAGTGGTGTGAGGAGCGGTGTCGTGACTGACTAGTGCACCGCCGGGTGGCAGTCTTCCCGGCATGGACAAGAAGACGCTTTCGCGCGACGGCACCCCGATCGCATACGAACGCACGGGCCGGGGCCCGGCGGTCGTCCTGGTGAGCGGCGCGATGTCCACCGGCCACACGGTGGCACCGCTGGCCGGCCAGCTCGCCGACGGCTTCACGGCCGTCATCTACGACCGCCGGGGGCGCGGCGAGAGCGGTGACACGCCGCCGTACGCCGTGGAGCGGGAGGTCGAGGACCTCGCGGCGCTCATCGAGACGGTCGGCGGTCAGGCGGCGCTGTACGGCATCTCGTCGGGTGGCGCGCTGGCCCTCCAGGCCGCGGCGAGCGGGCTGCCGGTCAGCAAGGTCGCGGTCTACGAGACGCCGTTCGCGGTGTACGAGGGCGGAGCGCAGGAACGCGCCGAGTACACCGAAGGGCTGACGCGGGCACTGGCGGAGGGCAGGCGCGGGGACGCCGTCGAGCTGTTCCTGAGGCTGACCGGGCTGGCCGAGGAGATGATCCAGGGCGCCCGCCAGTCCCCCATGTGGGCCGGCATGGAGTCGATCGCACCGAGCCTGGCGTACGACAACGCCGTCATGGGCGACGGACTCGTCCCCCGGCACCGGCTGGCCGCGATCACCGTCCCCGTCCTGGCCGTCGCGGGCGGCGAGAGCCCCGCGTGGCTGCGCGAGGCGACGCAGGCGGTCGCGGAGGCAGTGCCCGACGGGACCTACCGGAGCCTGGAGGGGCAGACGCACCTGGTGGATCCGCAGGTTCTGGCGCCGGTGCTCGCCGAGTTCTACGCACAGTAGGCGGGCACGCGGCACGCGCGCGTGGAGGGCGGTTACGCGGTACGTCCCGCGCGGGTCACGCCGGTACGGCCCTCGCCCGCGTCGTCGACGCGATCGTCGCCGAGCCCACCACGCGTGTGCCGTCGTACAGGACGATCGCCTGGCCGGGGGCGACTCCGCGGACCGGGGCGGTGAACGACACCTCCAGGGAGCCGTCGATCAGTTCGGCGGTCACCTCGGTCTCGCCGCCGTGGGCGCGGAGCTGGGCCGTGTAGGTGCCGGGGCCCGAGGGGGCCGCGCCGCACCAGCGGGGCTTGATCGCGGTCAGTGCGGTGACGTCGAGGGCGGAGGCGGGGCCCACAGTCACCGTGTTGTCCACCGGGGAGATGTCGAGGACGTAGCGCGGCTTGCCGTCGGGTGCCGGGTGGCCGATCCGCAGGCCCTTGCGCTGGCCGATGGTGAAGCCGTACGCGCCCTCGTGCGTGCCGAGCTTGGCGCCGGACTCGTCGACGATGTCGCCCTCCGCCTTGCCCAGCCGGTCGGCCAGGAAGCCCTGGGTGTCGCCGTCGGCGATGAAGCAGATGTCGTGCGAGTCGGGCTTCTTGGCCACCGCCAGCCCCCTGCGCTCGGCCTCCGCGCGGATCTCGTCCTTCGTCGTCACGGTGTCGCCGAGCGGGAACATCGCGTGGGCGAGCTGCCGGTCGTCGAGGACGCCGAGGACGTACGACTGGTCCTTCGCCATGTCGGAGGCGCGGTGCAGCTCACGGGCGCCGTCCTCGTTCACGATCACCTGGGCGTAGTGGCCGGTGCACACCGCGTCGAAGCCGAGCGCCAGGGCCTTGTCCAGGAGGGCGGCGAACTTGATCTTCTCGTTGCAGCGCAGGCAGGGGTTGGGGGTGCGGCCCGCCTCGTACTCGGCGACGAAGTCCTCGACCACGTCCTCGCGGAAGCGGTCGGCGAGGTCCCAGACGTAGAAGGGGATGCCGATGACGTCCGCGGCGCGGCGGGCGTCGCGGGAGTCCTCGATGGTGCAACAGCCGCGCGCGCCCGTACGGAAGGACTGCGGGTTCGCGGAGAGCGCGAGGTGGACGCCGGTCACGTCGTGGCCCGCCTCGGCGGCGCGGGCGGCGGCCACGGCGGAGTCCACGCCGCCCGACATGGCGGCGAGTACGCGGAGGGGGCGGGGGCGCTGCGGGATCTCAGTCATAACCCTTCCAGGGTAAGGGCCCCAGGGAACCAAGACTGCCGAGTATCCGTTCACGATCACATGGGGGCGAGAAGAGCGGCCAAGGACTCCGGGCACACGGCTGAGAACTCCGGGGGCAGGGACGGCGACCGGCGCATCGGGCGGCGGGCGCTGCTGGCCGGCCTGGCCGCGACCGCGGTGGGCACGGCCGTGCTGGCGCGCGACGAGCTGGGGCGCCTGTGGTGGCGGGTGCCGGGTGTGGAGAAGCCGCGCAAGGCGGGCGCGGTCGACTACGCGGGCGCGAAGTGGGAGGCGGCGTCGGACGCCAACTGGCGGCGCGCGGACCGGCCCGACGACTACGGCGTGGACATGGTGATCATCCATGTCACCCAGGGCAGCTTCGACAGCGCGGTGAAGGCCTTCCAGGACCCGGGCCACCAGGCCGCGGCCCACTACATCGTCGGCCAGGACGGACGCGTCCTGCAGATGATCCGCGAGCTGGACGTGGCCTACCACGCGGGCAACCGCGACTACAACGAGCGGAGCATCGGCATCGAGCACGAGGGCTTCGTGGACCGGCCCGAGGACCTCACGGACGAGATGTACGAGGCGTCGGCGCGGCTCACGGCCCGGATATGCGCGCGGTACGACCTACCCGTCGACCGCGAGCACATCATCGGGCACGTGGAGGTACCGGGCACGGACCACACCGACCCCGGGGAGCACTGGGACTGGGACCGGTACATGAAGCTCGTACGGCAGGCCCGTACGGCGTCGGCCTGAGGCCGGTCCCGTCCCGCTCTACGTCAGCCCCGCAGCGCGGGCCCGTTCCACCGCCGGGCCGATCGCCTTGGCGACCGCCTCGACGTCGGCCTCCGTGGAGGTGTGGCCGAAGGAGAAGCGGAGGGTGCCGCGGGCCAGGTCGGGGTCGGTGCCGGTGGCCAGGAGGACGTGGCTGGGCTGGGCGACGCCTGCGGTGCAGGCGGAGCCGGTGGAGCACTCGATGCCCTGGGCGTCGAGGAGAAGGAGCAGCGAGTCTCCCTCGCAGCCCGGGAAGGTGAAGTGGGCGTTCGCCGGGAGGCGGCCCTCCCGTGCGGGGTCCCCTCCGAGGATCGCGTCCGGGACCGCCGTACGCACCGCCTCGATCAGGTCGTCCCGCAGGCCGCCGATCTCCCGTACGAACCACTCGCGCTGTTCGGCGGCGAGGCGGCCGGCGACCGCGAAGGAGGCGACGGCGGGGACGTCGAGGGTGCCGGAGCGGACGTGACGCTCCTGGCCGCCGCCGTGCAGAACCGGTACGGGGGTGTATTCACGGCCGAGGAGCAGGGCGCCGATGCCGTACGGGCCGCCGATCTTGTGGCCCGAGACCGTCATCGCGGCGAGGCCGGAGGCGGCGAAGTCGACGGGGACCTGGCCGAAGGCCTGGACGGCGTCGGCGTGCAGGGGGACGTCGAACTCGGCGGCGGTCTCGGCGAGTTCGCGGATCGGCATGACCGTGCCGATCTCGTTGTTCGCCCACATGACGGTGGCCAGGGCCACGTCGTCGGGGTTGCGGGCGATGGCTTCGTGCAGCGCCTCCGGGTGGACCCGGCCGTAGGGGTCGACCGGGAGGTACTCGACCGTGGCGCCCTCGTGTTCGCCGAGCCAGTGGACGGCGTCCAGGACGGCGTGGTGTTCGACGGGGCTGGCGAGCACCCGGGTGCGGGCCGGGTCGGCGTCTCGGCGGGACCAGTACAGGCCCTTGACGGCGAGGTTGTCCGCCTCGGTGCCGCCGGAGGTGAAGACGACCTCGCTGGGGCGGGCGGCGAGGGCTTCCGCGAGGGTTTCGCGGGCCTCCTCCACGGTTCGCCTTGCCTGGCGGCCCGATGCGTGCAGGGAGGACGCGTTGCCGGTGACGCCGAGGTGCGTGGTGAGTGCCTCGACTGCCTCGGGGAGCATCGGGGTGGTTGCGGCGTGGTCGAGGTATGCCATGGTGACGCCGATTCTACGGGGCCGCTGCGCTGGGCTTGGGCCGGCGGTTGTGCGTGGACCCCGTTGTGATGCGCCCGGCGCTGCAGGCTGTGCCCACCCTCCCCCACTCTCGGCTTCGCTCGAGCGGGGGACCCCCATCGCCCTGCGGAACGACTGCCCACAGCGGTACACAGCGGTAGCCGCTCAGGAACTACCGCTCACAGCGGTCAGAAACTCCACGACACCGTGTTGTCCGCCTGCATGAAGGCCACCAGGACCAGGAGGTCGGCGATTCCCAGGCCCAGGCCGAGGTATGCGCGGCCCTTGCGGGCTGTGCCGCGCCAGAGGGCTGCGGATGCCAGGGCGATGGCGATCGGGCCGAGGAAGACGTTGAGGACGAGGAGGCCCACGAGGCCGAGGATGAAGGAGGCGACGGCCATGCCGTCGGTGTCGCGGGCGGTGGTCTGACGGGTTGCAGGTGCGGTGAGTTGCATGGTGTTCAGCTCCCGACGGGCTGTATGGGCGGTCAGTTGACGGATGAGCGCCGACGGCCGTGCCGCTCGCGGAGCGCGAAGATGCCGAGCCAGGCGGCGACCACCACGGCGGCGACGGCGGTGAAGCCGAGCGGTGCATGGGCCACGGTGCCCAGCACGACGCCCAGCAGCAGAAGTGCGGCGACGATGAACAGCATGGGTGGGTTCCCCCTCCGTTACGGTTCAGTGAACGGTTGTAGTTACAAGTGTTCACTGACTTACAAGTCTAGCGCGTCCTACGGCTTTTCAATTACGGAGAACAGTTGTTAACTGCATGGCATGAGTCACACTCTCGGCGTCCGGCAGGCCCAGAAACAGAAGACCCGGCAGGCGCTCCTGGACGCCGCCCTGGGGCTGTTGGAGGAGCAGAGCCTGAGCAGCCTGGGCCTGCGTGAGGTCACCCGCGAGGTCGGCGTCGCCCCGACCGCCTTCTACCGGCACTTCCGCTCCATCGCTGACCTCGGCGTCGCGCTGGTCGAGGAGGCGCTCGGCAGCCTGCACCCGATGATCCGGATGATCGTGTCCGCGACGGACGATCCCGATGAACGCATAGCCCGCGCCATCCAGTTGATCGTCGGTCATGTGGAGGCGCACCCCGCCCACATCCGCTTCATCGCCCGTGAGCGCAGCGGCGGGGTCCGGCCGGTGCGCGAGGCCATCCGCGACCAGATCGCCCTGTTCGCCGCGGAGGTGAAGGCCCAGCTGGTCAAGGACCCCGAGGCCGAGGGGTGGACGGACGACGACCTGTCGATGCTGGCCAGCCTCTACGTCGACCAGATGCTGTTCACGGCCTCCCTCTTCCTGGAGGCCCTGGACGCCCCGCCGGAGGAGCGCGAGCGCGTCGCCCATGTCGCGACCCGGCAGCTGCGGCTCATCAGCATCGGCCGGCAGCACTGGCTCGACTGACCCACCTCGACTGACACACACAGACAGGCGACGCCCCCGTTCACCGAGGGCGCCGCCTTCGTCGTACGAGATCCGTGGTCAGCTCTTCGCGGCCTGTGCGGTCGGCTGACCGCTGGGTTGACCGGTCGGCAGGGCGGACGGG contains:
- a CDS encoding TIGR00730 family Rossman fold protein is translated as MRICVFLSAADLSDRYTRPAREFARLIGKGGHTLVWGGSNVGLMKVVADGVQEAGGRLVGVSVEFLSAKVRPGVDEMVIAKDLAERKKLLLEKADAVVIMVGGTGTLDEATEILELKKHGHTDKPVVLLNTAGFYDGLKEQFRRMEDEGFLPCPLTDLVFFAEEPVGAMAYLEESRGVA
- a CDS encoding TetR family transcriptional regulator gives rise to the protein MSHTLGVRQAQKQKTRQALLDAALGLLEEQSLSSLGLREVTREVGVAPTAFYRHFRSIADLGVALVEEALGSLHPMIRMIVSATDDPDERIARAIQLIVGHVEAHPAHIRFIARERSGGVRPVREAIRDQIALFAAEVKAQLVKDPEAEGWTDDDLSMLASLYVDQMLFTASLFLEALDAPPEERERVAHVATRQLRLISIGRQHWLD
- the ligA gene encoding NAD-dependent DNA ligase LigA produces the protein MAGDKQAETAVPAEAREQHAQLAEQIEEHRFRYYVKDAPVISDAEFDQLLRTLEALEEEHPELRTPDSPTQKVAVEYETDLAEVEHRQRMLSLDNVFDDEGLAAWADRVAKDVGTTDYHLLCELKVDGLAVNLTYEDGRLTRAATRGTGRIGEDITPNVMTIAEIPHRLKGDRVPRLVEIRGEVYFPMEAFQDLNARRVAAGEKPYANPRNSASGSLRQKDPKVTATLPLHMVVHGIGALEGFEGLTRLSQAYDLLKSWGLPTSTHNKVVDGLDGVREFIAHYGENRHSVAHEIDGVVVKLDEIPLQGRLGSTSRAPRWAIAYKYAPEEVNTKLINIRVGVGRTGRITPYAQVEPVTVAGSEVEFATLHNQDVVKAKGVLIGDTVVLRKAGDVIPEILGPVADLRDGSEREFEMPAECPECGTALRPMKEGDVDLRCPNARTCPAQLRERLFYLAGRKALDIEHFGYVAAAALTKPLEPAEPPLADEGDLFDLTIEQLLPIKAYVLDQDSGLPKRDPKTGEEKIATVFANQQGEPKKNATAMLENIAAAKQRPLARILTGLSIRHVGPVAAEALSRNFRSIDRIEQATEEELANTDGVGSIIAASLKEWFAEEWHQEIIRKWRAAGVRMEEEGAGEDEGPRPLEGLTLVVTGTLEHFTRDGAKEALQVRGAKVTGSVSKKTSFVVVGDNPGSKYDKAMQLKVPVLNEDGFNVLLEQGPDAAAEVALPAEE
- a CDS encoding DUF4190 domain-containing protein, giving the protein MQLTAPATRQTTARDTDGMAVASFILGLVGLLVLNVFLGPIAIALASAALWRGTARKGRAYLGLGLGIADLLVLVAFMQADNTVSWSF
- a CDS encoding alpha/beta fold hydrolase, coding for MDKKTLSRDGTPIAYERTGRGPAVVLVSGAMSTGHTVAPLAGQLADGFTAVIYDRRGRGESGDTPPYAVEREVEDLAALIETVGGQAALYGISSGGALALQAAASGLPVSKVAVYETPFAVYEGGAQERAEYTEGLTRALAEGRRGDAVELFLRLTGLAEEMIQGARQSPMWAGMESIAPSLAYDNAVMGDGLVPRHRLAAITVPVLAVAGGESPAWLREATQAVAEAVPDGTYRSLEGQTHLVDPQVLAPVLAEFYAQ
- a CDS encoding N-acetylmuramoyl-L-alanine amidase, which gives rise to MGARRAAKDSGHTAENSGGRDGDRRIGRRALLAGLAATAVGTAVLARDELGRLWWRVPGVEKPRKAGAVDYAGAKWEAASDANWRRADRPDDYGVDMVIIHVTQGSFDSAVKAFQDPGHQAAAHYIVGQDGRVLQMIRELDVAYHAGNRDYNERSIGIEHEGFVDRPEDLTDEMYEASARLTARICARYDLPVDREHIIGHVEVPGTDHTDPGEHWDWDRYMKLVRQARTASA
- a CDS encoding SDR family oxidoreductase, whose amino-acid sequence is MAHMATHVITGAGSGIGSAVARRLHARGDELVLHARDAGRAKELAAQFPGARTLVGDLADPDRLSWAFSHQTLPERVDSLLHIAGVVDLGPVGDLTPKSWRHQLNVNLIAPAELTRHFLPQLRASRGHVVFVNSGAGLRASADWSAYAASKHGLKALADALRNEEHDNGVRVTSVYPGRTASPMQAKVHQQEGKEYDAAQWIDPESVATTILMALDLPRDAEVNDLTVRPGR
- a CDS encoding cysteine desulfurase family protein, with translation MAYLDHAATTPMLPEAVEALTTHLGVTGNASSLHASGRQARRTVEEARETLAEALAARPSEVVFTSGGTEADNLAVKGLYWSRRDADPARTRVLASPVEHHAVLDAVHWLGEHEGATVEYLPVDPYGRVHPEALHEAIARNPDDVALATVMWANNEIGTVMPIRELAETAAEFDVPLHADAVQAFGQVPVDFAASGLAAMTVSGHKIGGPYGIGALLLGREYTPVPVLHGGGQERHVRSGTLDVPAVASFAVAGRLAAEQREWFVREIGGLRDDLIEAVRTAVPDAILGGDPAREGRLPANAHFTFPGCEGDSLLLLLDAQGIECSTGSACTAGVAQPSHVLLATGTDPDLARGTLRFSFGHTSTEADVEAVAKAIGPAVERARAAGLT
- a CDS encoding DUF427 domain-containing protein; protein product: MADGHTITIEQGTQRVRVVSGDQVLAESDRPLILRETGCPERYYLPAEDVRLDLLTPSETHTYCPFKGTASYWSLPDAADLVWSYPDPKPDVAQIKDHLCFYDVEVV
- the mnmA gene encoding tRNA 2-thiouridine(34) synthase MnmA: MTEIPQRPRPLRVLAAMSGGVDSAVAAARAAEAGHDVTGVHLALSANPQSFRTGARGCCTIEDSRDARRAADVIGIPFYVWDLADRFREDVVEDFVAEYEAGRTPNPCLRCNEKIKFAALLDKALALGFDAVCTGHYAQVIVNEDGARELHRASDMAKDQSYVLGVLDDRQLAHAMFPLGDTVTTKDEIRAEAERRGLAVAKKPDSHDICFIADGDTQGFLADRLGKAEGDIVDESGAKLGTHEGAYGFTIGQRKGLRIGHPAPDGKPRYVLDISPVDNTVTVGPASALDVTALTAIKPRWCGAAPSGPGTYTAQLRAHGGETEVTAELIDGSLEVSFTAPVRGVAPGQAIVLYDGTRVVGSATIASTTRARAVPA
- a CDS encoding methionine synthase, which gives rise to MSENSQFTFAPATGIGSMPGGDAREAVKTVTGSLEDFPFLPELPARGPGADMIGRTAGLLVEMYARVEPSGWRIGDRPGRDTKRARSWLGQDLDALEEFTQGYEGQLKVQAVGPWTLAAALELKNGESVLSDAGACRDLTGSLAEGLREHLAEVRRRVPGARLVLQLDEPSLTAVLRGQVKTASGYRTHRAVDRQVVEGMLREVAGVHAGGPVVVHSCAPDVPFALLRRAGMTAISFDFSLLTERDDDVIGEAVEGGTRLFAGVVPGTDGPLSDPAGSVMGVRTLWRRLGLSPALLAEAVTVTPSCGLAGASPDYARKALAHCVQAARSLADNPE